The following are from one region of the Ochotona princeps isolate mOchPri1 chromosome 4, mOchPri1.hap1, whole genome shotgun sequence genome:
- the AQP11 gene encoding aquaporin-11 has product MWALLELLPGVRDTCTSLGLMLSIVLLAGLTRVVARQQRHSPMVHGFVLEFVATLQLCCCTHELQLLSQQDPAHPTWTLTLIYFFSLVHGLTLVGTSSNPCGVMMQMLLGGMSPEVGAVRLLAQLMGALASRYCISALWSLGLAKYHFDERSLACKHPIHVDLPKAVVTEALCSFIFHSALLHFHEVRTKLRIHLLAALITFLVFAGGSLTGAVFNPALALSLHFPCFDEAFSQFFIVYCLAPSLGILLMILMFSFFLPWLHNNQTTNKKD; this is encoded by the exons ATGTGGGCGCTGCTGGAGCTCTTGCCCGGGGTGCGGGACACCTGCACTTCGCTGGGCCTGATGCTGTCGATCGTGCTGTTGGCGGGGCTGACCCGCGTGGTCGCCCGGCAGCAGCGGCACAGCCCTATGGTGCATGGCTTTGTCTTGGAGTTTGTAGCTACCTTgcagctctgctgctgcacccacgAACTGCAACTGCTGAGCCAGCAGGACCCCGCACACCCCACCTGGACGCTAACGCTCATCTACTTCTTCTCGTTGGTGCACGGCCTGACTCTGGTGGGCACCTCCAGCAACCCGTGCGGCGTGATGATGCAGATGCTACTAGGGGGGATGTCTCCCGAGGTGGGTGCGGTGAGGTTGCTGGCCCAACTGATGGGTGCCCTAGCCAGCAGGTACTGCATAAGCGCCCTGTGGAGCCTGGGTCTGGCCAAGTATCACTTCGACGAGAGAAGCTTGGCTTGCAAGCATCCCATCCACGTGGACTTGCCCAAGGCGGTGGTCACAGAAGCCCTCTGCTCCTTTATCTTCCACAGCGCTCTGCTGCACTTCCACGAAGTCCGGACTAAGCTCCGTATCCACCTGCTGGCCGCGCTCATCACCTTTCTGGTCTTCGCAG GAGGAAGTCTAACGGGAGCGGTATTTAATCCAGCTCTGGCACTTTCACTACACTTCCCGTGTTTTGATGAAGCATTCTCTCAATTTTTTATAGTATACTGCCTGGCTCCTTCTTTAG GTATATTGTTAATGATTTTGATGTTCAGTTTTTTCCTTCCATGGCTGCATAACAACCAAACAACTAATAAAAAGGATTAA